A region from the Candidatus Tumulicola sp. genome encodes:
- a CDS encoding MFS transporter, with translation MVTGAGGPRLGLRENLAQFLLLVLINAFVGGMVGLERSILPLLGRDVFHIASTTVVLSFIVSFGIVKALTNLAGSRLSDRVGRRRLLVIGWTVGLFVPVILLFAPTWGWVIFANVLLGINQGLCWSMTVIMKIDLVGPKSRGLAMGFNEAAGYMAVAVTAYVTALLAQAHGLRPLPFEVGIGIAIAGFLLSLLFVRETHGYAKQEARAHAADEQPRFSEIVVRTSFRDPALSSCSQAGLVNNLNDGMVWGLLPLMASAAGFSLVQVGIVVAAYPFVWGLLQLFTGALSDAVGRKWLIAGGMMLQAAAIAGFVLYTSYSLWLAAAVLLGVGTAMVYPTLLAAISDVAHPNWRASAVGVYRLWRDSGYAVGALLSGVIADLAGMSAAVIVIAAITFASGVVVAVRMPETLPVVMQGGLTSRKR, from the coding sequence ATGGTCACAGGCGCCGGCGGTCCACGACTGGGACTGCGTGAGAACCTCGCGCAATTCTTACTCCTCGTCCTCATCAACGCGTTCGTCGGTGGCATGGTGGGTCTCGAACGCTCGATCTTGCCGTTGCTCGGTCGCGACGTGTTCCACATCGCATCGACGACGGTCGTCTTGTCGTTCATCGTCAGTTTTGGCATTGTCAAGGCGCTCACGAACCTCGCGGGCTCAAGACTAAGCGATCGCGTCGGGCGGCGACGCCTCTTGGTTATCGGTTGGACCGTGGGCCTATTCGTCCCGGTCATCCTGCTGTTCGCGCCGACGTGGGGCTGGGTCATCTTCGCTAACGTCCTGCTTGGCATCAATCAAGGCTTGTGCTGGTCGATGACGGTCATTATGAAGATCGATCTTGTTGGGCCAAAGTCGCGCGGACTGGCGATGGGATTCAATGAGGCGGCCGGATACATGGCGGTCGCCGTGACAGCGTATGTGACCGCGCTGCTCGCGCAGGCTCATGGGCTCAGACCACTGCCGTTTGAGGTCGGCATCGGCATCGCTATCGCTGGCTTTTTGCTATCGCTCTTGTTCGTTCGGGAAACCCATGGATACGCAAAGCAGGAGGCTAGAGCGCACGCCGCGGACGAGCAGCCGCGCTTTTCGGAAATCGTTGTGCGCACATCTTTTCGAGACCCAGCGCTGTCGTCGTGCAGCCAGGCCGGTCTCGTAAACAACCTCAATGACGGGATGGTATGGGGCTTGCTGCCGTTGATGGCGTCAGCGGCCGGGTTCTCGCTAGTGCAGGTCGGCATCGTGGTCGCTGCCTACCCGTTTGTCTGGGGGCTGCTGCAATTGTTCACCGGCGCGCTCTCAGACGCGGTAGGCCGCAAATGGCTCATCGCAGGAGGCATGATGCTACAGGCCGCCGCCATCGCCGGGTTCGTACTTTATACTTCGTATTCTCTCTGGCTCGCGGCGGCGGTTCTGCTCGGTGTCGGCACGGCGATGGTGTATCCGACGCTCCTCGCTGCGATCAGCGACGTCGCGCATCCGAACTGGCGCGCCTCAGCGGTGGGCGTGTATCGCTTATGGCGTGATTCGGGTTATGCGGTCGGCGCACTGCTTTCGGGCGTCATCGCCGACCTCGCGGGAATGTCGGCCGCGGTCATAGTCATCGCTGCGATTACATTTGCGTCGGGCGTCGTTGTAGCGGTTCGAATGCCAGAAACGTTGCCGGTGGTCATGCAGGGTGGACTCACGTCCCGGAAACGGTGA
- a CDS encoding MBL fold metallo-hydrolase, which yields MGAVVDARADLDTYRAIAKSLGLKILYVIDTHVHADHISGGRSLAAALGSEYCLHESAPALFGFRRIKDGEVLDLGNVAIRVLHTPGHTPDSVCLAVIDRTRGDEPWFVLTGDTLLVGDAGRPDLSPERDADAIYDSLHQRLAPLADDIEVFPAHFSGSVCGRALSGKPSSTLGFERRHNTAFAPRSLDEFRRFVMDSLPPKPPEFEHIVEANLGRGSA from the coding sequence ATCGGCGCCGTCGTTGACGCGCGCGCTGACCTCGACACCTATCGTGCGATCGCCAAGTCGCTCGGGCTCAAGATTCTCTACGTGATCGACACCCACGTGCACGCTGACCACATTTCCGGAGGTCGTTCGCTCGCGGCGGCGCTGGGATCCGAGTACTGCCTCCACGAGAGCGCGCCGGCGCTGTTCGGATTTCGGCGAATAAAAGACGGAGAAGTGCTCGACCTCGGCAACGTCGCGATACGCGTGCTCCATACGCCTGGTCACACGCCCGACAGCGTCTGCCTCGCGGTGATCGACCGGACACGAGGCGACGAACCGTGGTTCGTCTTGACCGGCGACACGTTGCTCGTCGGGGATGCGGGCCGTCCGGATTTGAGTCCCGAGCGCGATGCCGATGCGATCTACGACTCGCTGCACCAACGCCTCGCGCCGTTGGCTGACGATATCGAAGTGTTTCCAGCACATTTTTCAGGCTCGGTGTGCGGCCGCGCGCTGAGTGGCAAACCATCGAGCACGCTCGGCTTCGAGCGGCGCCACAACACCGCGTTTGCGCCTCGTTCGCTCGACGAGTTCCGACGCTTCGTCATGGACTCGCTGCCTCCGAAGCCACCTGAGTTCGAGCACATCGTCGAAGCTAACCTCGGTCGGGGCTCTGCCTAG
- a CDS encoding rhodanese-like domain-containing protein: MHPVDRRTLLAKARSGDVVVLDVRPTDEYAMGHLPHARSLPLSELKQRLGTLPRSKQIVAYCRGPYCVLSHAAVEFLRRRGFKAMRLDDGVLEWHAAGLPVERSKHRATAS; this comes from the coding sequence ATGCATCCAGTCGACCGGCGGACGCTCTTGGCAAAGGCGCGGAGCGGGGATGTCGTGGTGCTGGACGTTCGGCCCACGGATGAATACGCAATGGGGCATTTACCGCATGCTCGTTCGCTGCCACTTTCTGAATTGAAGCAGCGACTCGGAACACTTCCGCGCAGCAAGCAGATCGTCGCGTATTGCCGAGGGCCATACTGCGTGCTCTCGCACGCAGCCGTGGAGTTTTTGCGCAGGCGCGGGTTCAAAGCAATGCGCTTGGACGACGGCGTGCTGGAGTGGCACGCCGCCGGTCTACCGGTCGAAAGGTCAAAGCACAGGGCGACCGCATCGTGA
- a CDS encoding FixH family protein, whose translation MRNILVAGLMTIFVTACSSSHTAEAPAGMSPVSASGEYTMSLSFDPTPPKQGNETIVIALKDSGGKAVTGAVVKSAAHMPSMGMTGPSMTFQDNGDGTYSAVANLNYKTNWVFDLTATQGANASKAEFKADVH comes from the coding sequence ATGAGGAATATTCTCGTCGCCGGTCTCATGACGATTTTTGTGACGGCGTGCAGCTCCAGCCATACCGCGGAGGCACCGGCTGGGATGTCTCCCGTTTCTGCGTCGGGAGAGTACACGATGTCGCTTTCGTTTGATCCGACGCCTCCAAAGCAAGGGAATGAAACGATCGTGATTGCGCTCAAAGATTCGGGTGGGAAGGCAGTGACCGGCGCCGTCGTAAAGTCAGCTGCTCACATGCCCAGCATGGGGATGACCGGCCCTTCAATGACGTTTCAGGACAACGGGGATGGCACCTATTCAGCCGTCGCCAACTTGAACTACAAAACGAACTGGGTCTTCGACCTGACGGCGACGCAAGGTGCCAACGCGAGCAAGGCCGAGTTCAAAGCGGACGTTCACTAG